Proteins from one Telopea speciosissima isolate NSW1024214 ecotype Mountain lineage chromosome 1, Tspe_v1, whole genome shotgun sequence genomic window:
- the LOC122639387 gene encoding auxin-responsive protein SAUR32-like — protein MGSGDKALLNFPLHLPLHHGKKDPKAIPKGCLAIMVGQGEEQQRFVIPVMYINHPLFMQLLKEAEDEYGFDQKGTITIPCQVEEFRHVQGIIDKEKSFHHHHHPPHNHNHHHHIPLAGCFRA, from the coding sequence ATGGGTAGCGGAGATAAAGCCCTCTTAAATTTTCCTCTGCATTTACCGCTTCATCACGGGAAGAAGGATCCTAAGGCAATCCCGAAGGGATGCCTTGCGATCATGGTGGGTCAAGGCGAGGAGCAGCAGAGGTTCGTCATCCCTGTTATGTACATCAATCATCCTCTGTTTATGCAGTTGCTTAAGGAAGCAGAGGACGAGTATGGGTTCGATCAGAAGGGCACCATAACTATTCCCTGTCAGGTGGAGGAATTTCGGCATGTACAAGGTATCATTGATAAGGAGAAGTCcttccaccatcaccatcaccctCCCCACAACCATAATCATCACCATCATATTCCTCTTGCTGGGTGTTTCAGGGCTTGA
- the LOC122656012 gene encoding uncharacterized protein LOC122656012, producing the protein MVQPSTILSLFFDLTTLCFVFAFLLFSLFSLATIFHFRVTTRNSHHLRDFNSFWAVRTLLVSFIALWALTETLRLPFVLLRRLHFFSRLLTLTQQADICKIHVVLSLGLFEPGFFATLLYLVDVSVRKRNPSETFSATLSIISVCCLPIFLFQVLFVFFPTTSSKQSGLTEALNRSFVIINDGAGNNNVFCAYPLLSCIASGAFGVVYALSFLFSSWRVISLVINKGLRSRTYALSSAVLLAVPTQIILIGISVLWNPDEPVFHGLALFGFLCVLACAVGCVCILVIKPISDALAFSGEACPLDDRVTRAADVETGGIELKGEGEKWKDKDGQDFD; encoded by the coding sequence ATGGTCCAACCATCAACAATACTCAGTTTGTTCTTCGATCTCACAACGTTATGCTTCGTCTTtgccttccttctcttctccctcttctccctcgCCACCATCTTCCACTTCCGCGTCACGACACGAAATTCCCATCACCTCAGGGACTTCAATTCCTTCTGGGCCGTTCGCACCCTCCTCGTCTCTTTCATTGCGCTCTGGGCCCTCACCGAGACACTCCGACTCCCTTTCGTGCTCCTCCGCCGCTTACACTTCTTTTCTCGTCTTCTCACCCTGACCCAGCAGGCGGACATCTGTAAGATCCATGTCGTCCTCTCCCTCGGTCTCTTTGAGCCCGGATTCTTCGCCACCCTCCTCTATCTCGTCGATGTTTCCGTCAGGAAGAGGAACCCTTCCGAAACCTTCTCCGCAACCCTCTCCATCATCTCCGTCTGCTGCCTTCCCATCTTCCTCTTCCAGGTCCTTTTCGTCTTCTTCCCCACCACCTCCTCTAAGCAGAGCGGGCTCACCGAGGCCCTCAACCGAAGCTTCGTCATTATCAATGACGGCGCCGGCAACAACAACGTCTTTTGCGCCTACCCACTCTTAAGCTGCATCGCCTCCGGCGCATTCGGGGTTGTGTACGCCCTCTCTTTCCTGTTCTCCAGTTGGCGCGTGATCTCCCTCGTCATCAACAAGGGATTGAGGAGTCGCACCTACGCGCTGTCGTCGGCGGTGCTGCTGGCGGTGCCCACTCAGATCATCTTAATCGGAATCTCTGTGCTCTGGAATCCAGATGAGCCGGTCTTTCATGGGCTTGCGCTGTTCGGCTTCCTCTGCGTGCTAGCATGCGCAGTGGGGTGTGTGTGCATCCTCGTCATCAAACCAATCAGCGACGCCCTCGCTTTCTCAGGTGAGGCTTGCCCCCTTGACGACCGCGTCACTCGGGCTGCTGACGTAGAAACAGGTGGCATTGAGTTaaaaggggaaggggagaaATGGAAAGATAAGGATGGACAAGATTTTGATTGA